The genomic region agttctcacggttcttacaactcgaggtggttctcattttagcggtcccctatatatatatatatatatatatatatatactatattaatAAGCATATCCAAAGGATTTCTTAAGGTCAAAGAAATTCCCTTAAAACACCCTTAAAGCATGGTGTATAAGTCTTTTAAGCACCAGAAAATACCACTTTCCAGTTATACCCTTCTACTAAAAACACACGGGATATATTAGGGTTTCACGTTCatttcaaaacatttcaaaatcgCCCGCTTACCTGctcccccccctctctctctctctggcgaTTCCAGATCTGGATCTAGGGTTTGAACTCTTCCCCACCCTACTTCAAATCTTTAGATGTTTGATTTTCCTTCTAGGGTTTCTCATACTCCACAACCCGTCGTCGCTGTTGAAGACATCTATGTCCCTCTAAAAAGTGGTGGATATCATCTCAGCTTTGGTCTTCTTTGCAGTCTCTCCTTTATGAGGTATTTCATGTGCTACCACTACATCCTATCAAGTCACACCTCTTTAATCTTATCAATTTACTTAGTTTTAACTTTGAGAGTTACATACCCCGTCTTTGAAAACCTGAAACTATTTCAAATTGCAAACCCCCAAACAATGAAACCTAATATtgtttcaaaattcaaacccCAAACACCCATAGGCTGTGCGTATAGCAGAGATGCTAGGGTTAGTGTATTTTGATAACGGATCTACAGTAACGACAATGTTAGTGTATTATGGCAGAGATTCTAGGGTTCCGATGACGTTTGCATTTTGATGAATGTCTCCATTTTCGTATAGATCGAACCTCGTAGTGATGTTTGGAATTGTTTTGGTTGTTCCAGCTTCTCCAACAAGCTTCTGGTAACCCAACTTTTCCCCTGTATTTCTATTCAGATCTGTTTTCAATGTTACCACAAGATTTACTGCTTTTGGAATGCGAGCTAAGTAATATAATTTAACACTAATGTGAGGTTCATGATATTGCAGGGTTTCCCAGCTTGGCTCGTGATATTCCTGGAATAGCGTTCTAACTGACAATGAACCATTCAAGGTACTACGAGACTAGATTATTTATAGTTTTGTACTTTATTTTGTTTTGACTATGTAATTTATTACTGTTGTATCCCAGTTCTTGAATTTTGGATAAAGTGTCATGGGGGAATATAATTATTTTGAACACTATCTTTGCTTTATTAAATTGGTGTTGTTAATTAATCTGCATCTAAACCTGTATCTCACAGCCATTTATACATGTTAAAACTGCCAGAATTGGAAAAACATACACCGTAGAGATACTGGACTGCTTTTGCAAGTATTATTGTTATTTCTTTGTGTTAGAGAAAATGACTGATAATGATAACACATCGTCTTGTCGTTGGAAGAAATGAAGCATTTTGTCAAAAAAAATAGTAGATGTGATGCGAGAGGAATCTCTCTTCTCTTGGCCAGGTGGTCTTCTAAGTTTATTTTGATTAAAAATAGCAGATGTGATGCGAGAGGAATGAAGGGTTTATTTTGTTTACATCTGTTGCTGCTTCTGATGCTAAATTTATTttgtttgtgggttttgtgaTTTTGGGTGATCTCGAAGTTTAATTGTGTACCCATTTGTAGATTAAGCCAAAGTTTGTTGCTTGGTGATGCCACACCACATAAATCTTATCATAACTGGATTTTGGAGTTTTTTCCTCACTTTCTTGATTCATGCCGCAATTTCTGTTGTATAGTTAGATACATAGTGTTGCTATACAAACATCACTTTGATAATGTACACTAGCGTGTCTATCACATCATACGAGCCATATAACTCTGGGTGAAAAATGGTCATAGGGCGTCAATCGTCACATCAGTCATATCTTTGTCAGTCAAACACATCATACGGGCTGCAAGATTTGGCGACCACCACTTCATATGACCCATATGACCGTTTCCTCATGTCGTCAAATGGCCGTATGACACGTACTCATGTAGTGGTGTGTGGATAGTGTGTTTGTATAAAAAGGCAGCCTAGCCATAAATTCACAAAAAGTCTATAAATTATGCGATCTTTTCATGATTTGATCGGTCTGCAGGTTGATAACAGTGTGAAGGAATCCACAAATGAGGTTAAAAATTCTGAAAAAAACACACATGTCGTTCAGATTTGCCGCTCAAAATACCAACAAGACATGCTCAATTAGATGCATCTAAAGGCGGTACCTCATCCTCATCACGGGTTGTTAAAGGTGTAAGATTTAAAGAGAAGACTCCTTATGATGGTGAAAGAAGTCCTCTTCTACATCCTGAAAGCCCTATTGTTACCAAGATTAAGTCTATATTCCACGGGAATCGATCTTGGTCTCCTCCGATCAAACAAGGGTCAAACATGTCCCCTTCGATCACTACGCCTGTTTCAGCTAGGACATATAGTGAACAACAAAAATCTCAGGTATTCTTGCCGATTACATGTCCCCTTTGATCGAAGTTGCGTTCCAAAATCGTTTAGCCGAGGAGAAAATTCTTCATTAACTCTAACAACATGTATTCATTTTATCGACATGCCCTTTGAtctatattgcaagacaattacCTAATTGTGACTATGTTGTCATAATTTTCCTGCAGCGTGAGGTTGAACGGAGCCAATCACGCCATGATGAAGATGTGAAGGAGAAGAATAGACTTGCCCGGGTCATGGAACACAAGGTCTGTtcattgtttattttttatttaaatgtttaatgttataaGTAAATAAAGAAGTAAATAAACTCGTTGTGTAGAGGGAGTTTGAAGAAAGAGTCGTGAGGCGGCGAGAGGCCGAGTACGCGAGATTGAGAGTAGAGAGGGAAGAACGACTTAGCCAAGTCCTCAAGGCACGGAAAGAAGAGAGAGACATGAAAAGGAAAATGTTATACTATCTCAGGACTGAGGAGGAAAGGGTCACGAGGTTGCATGAGGAAGAAGCTCAAAAACGTCTAGGTAAAACAGTTTTTCGTTTTATTGTTATATTTAGTAGCGCTTTAATACCATAAAAACCAGCATACTTTCTTATTATGACATGGATGATTTTTATTTTAGAGAAAATCACAATTTTCATCCTTGAAGTTTGGCCACTTTTGTGACTTTCATCCAAATCGCATCTAGGTCCTTATCATTTCAAAATCTTGCGGTTTTCATCCTTATGGTTTGGAATATATTTCAACTTTCGTCCCTCGAAATTTGGCCCTCAGTGATGacaatggcaagatttcaaactttttggaCGAAAAACAAACCATTGGAAGAAAGTTGCAAAAGTGGCCAAActtcagggacgaaaatgacactttgccttttattttaatttataattataattataattataatttttttaaagaatTTCATTTCAGTAACTTTAACATACCAAAGTTGAACTGGTGGAGCTTTTTGtacaaaatgataaaattacttggtTTACAAACCTTTAAAAGTTGAATTACTTGTGTTTTATGGATACTGAACAAAAAGACTACTGCTGACTCTAATGGttcatttgggtactttgaaCCGAAGCCTTAAGTTAACGTTCCTGCAACTGTTGAGGATATGGGTGTGCAACTCCTGAAATCACGTCTGTTTTCTCCGAGAGTGATGATGTCAGCTTCATGGCTAACATGAATCCTGCAAAGAAACTGAAACAAGATCCTGTAAACATGGTTTCTGCTAAGGAACCGCTGTTTCAGATGCCGATTTTCGAAGAGAGCTGGGGTGCTTCTTCGGTTGATGCGTTTCTGAATGCGGATGCTACTCAAGATGGTGGAAATGAGGTGGATCTTTGGAGCTTCAGCGAACTTCCTGCCATCTTGGATGGATCGTTCTAAGCTATTGTAAATCTTTTCGTTGTTCACTTGAAAACATATCTTTTTAGATGTTTGTACTTTGATGATGTGTTTGGTATATTAATCTTTGTTTTTTGTTCCAGGTTTGGTGACGATGGGCGGACAAATAAGCATGGTGTGTTGATTTCGTTCGGTTATATGCAGAGTATATAGCTTAACAATCAACTGTGTTATGATTGTAagatctttatttttattttgtgttAGTTATGTTTGTATGGATGATAATATTTTGAAAACTAAATGTTGCTTTTGTTTCTCTTTATGGACTTCAGATTATATATAATAATCATTCCTTATGTTGGCAAACCATTGATTTTGGAATTCTAATAACCGTTAAGTGATGGGTGTTAAGATGTCATCTCTGGCTGTTTTTGTTTGCAATTGACCGTGACGGTTTAATTGTTTGATGCCATTAGGGTAGAAAAGAAGGGGTTTGGGGAGGTTACCTTCCCCTAAGAGTAAAAGCCTTGGATGTATCTGAACCGATAAGATCAATAGAGCCTTTGCGTTATCATCTGTTCTAAGCATCACCCCCTTAAAAGTTTGAATTGTTTTAGGTTAAGTTGCTACACTCTTTGCGGTTAAAATGATGCACATATTTGATATAAAATGTTCACTTTTATCAGGAATCAAAGGGTTTACTTTTAGGTCAAAAAAATTATGCACTATATAAAGTCATTTGAGTTGAGGTATTAGTTGATTAACTTGAAACATGTTTGCTTAAGTACGTGTACCAGCATGTGTGCGGTTAGTTTCAGTAGCGAGTTTACTTTTTTCTTCTGATGCCAACAAAAAAAAAGCTCAGCTAATATTATGTATTTAGACATTAAGCCAGTTGTGATTGGTTGGGGTTCTCATGTTTGAATTTTGCTACTTTGATCTGATCTACCTAAAATGAGATTGTTGATTTCTATCCAGGTCCTTTACAAGCTCCAATATTCGTTTTGCAAGTGATTTTTTTTCACCTTTGAACTCGAGCTTTATGTATGTCAGGTTGACATATTTTCTCAACTTTAAAATGCAAGcgaagcattcagaaataaaaacATACATTAAGATGGTTTAGCCCGAGTTTATTAACCTCACACCCATAAAAAactacaataataataattataaaaacaTACTAACTTTACTTTTAATTTTGTTAGTTATAAAACCAGGTATTTTTTCCACACGTGATGCCAAATACATTTTATCACATATAAGATATTGGGTTGTGTTTTATGTCAACGTAGTCAAAGGAATAAGTCTTGACATTTTGTTACATTAATATATCCTATAAGCGAATGATTATAAACAAAGCGTGTTTGCGTTTAAAATGCAAATACTTATAGTTTTGCATCCTGTTATTTTaatgttatgtttttattttatttagatgTGTAAGGCTTATGACGTTGATTTATTGCACTCATGCTACTAACTCGAAGAATTTAAggaaaaaaacaataaacattTGTAAAACACTATACAAATGATgaatttttttgaacggctaacaaACAACTTTTATTAATAAGAGAACTAACAGCATGTTAGCCCACACCAAAGGAAATACATCATCAAAACATTAAAGTCCCATACAGCATAAATCAAAATTACATCATTGTTTCCACGTGACTGTATGCAATTTGAAACGATTCCTAACCCAAATGAAACCAAGATGCTTAATTTCTTCGCTTAAACCAGTTATATTCTCCTCATCTCGATTAAATACCAAATCGTTCCTTTTCTTCCATACGCACCATATTGTGGTTTGAATAATTGAATAAagtatcttttttttttcattttgagAACCCCTTGCGTGTGTGTGCACGACGAATAAGCCTTTgacttcaaaaacaaaaaaaacacctGGCATCTACACCATTGTGCCGTAGAATCCCAAACCAATTGAGTAAAGCAGCACACTACAAAAAGATGGTTTGTTGTTCCATTAGTCTCACCATAAAATCTACATCCAATGGATTCCAAATTAATATTCCTCTATGCAAACGCGACCAAGGTTGGCAGCCGATTCCAGACCAATCTCCACGAAAGAAAACAAGTACTACGTTGGGAATTATCGTCGCCACTACATCGTATTGCAAAGTTTCACCCTTAGAATTactaacaagtgttgtgttttccgttgcatcgtgaatttggttttggttatggctcaaaaccgaaccgcccatacatagccctaaactcaccaacctaagtgatatgtttcccgccgcatcgcgcgggtaaacgactagtatatatatatatatatatatatatatatatatatatatatatatatatatatatatatatatatatatagaattgtgctaaaataagaaccacctcgagttgtaagaaccgtgagaactatttgatccggggcgaggtggaccaattttttttcataaacgtagatgcgtgtattataaacacatttgtaaaaaaaatttaaaaaaaaaatgtcgcgtgtgtagttttgagcaccacaagtttgtgtttacgggtaccgtaaaatTTCCGTTAAGATTTAcagtacccgtaaacacaaacttgtggtgctcaaaactacatacacgacattttttttaatttttttacaaatgtgtttataatgcacgcatctacgtttatgaaaaaaaattggtccacctcgccccgtacggtgtagttctcacggttcttacaactcgaggtggttctcattttagcggtcccctatatatatatatatatatatatatatactatattaatAAGCATATCCAAAGGATTTCTTAAGGTCAAAGAAATTCCCTTAAAACACCCTTAAAGCATGGTGTATAAGTCTTTTAAGCACCAGAAAATACCACTTTCCAGTTATACCCTTCTACTAAAAACACACGGGATATATTAGGGTTTCACGTTCatttcaaaacatttcaaaatcgCCCGCTTACCTGctcccccccctctctctctctctggcgaTTCCAGATCTGGATCTAGGGTTTGAACTCTTCCCCACCCTACTTCAAATCTTTAGATGTTTGATTTTCCTTCTAGGGTTTCTCATACTCCACAACCCGTCGTCGCTGTTGAAGACATCTATGTCCCTCTAAAAAGTGGTGGATATCATCTCAGCTTTGGTCTTCTTTGCAGTCTCTCCTTTATGAGGTATTTCATGTGCTACCACTACATCCTATCAAGTCACACCTCTTTAATCTTATCAATTTACTTAGTTTTAACTTTGAGAGTTACATACCCCGTCTTTGAAAACCTGAAACTATTTCAAATTGCAAACCCCCAAACAATGAAACCTAATATtgtttcaaaattcaaacccCAAACACCCATAGGCTGTGCGTATAGCAGAGATGCTAGGGTTAGTGTATTTTGATAACGGATCTACAGTAACGACAATGTTAGTGTATTATGGCAGAGATTCTAGGGTTCCGATGACGTTTGCATTTTGATGAATGTCTCCATTTTCGTATAGATCGAACCTCGTAGTGATGTTTGGAATTGTTTTGGTTGTTCCAGCTTCTCCAACAAGCTTCTGGTAACCCAACTTTTCCCCTGTATTTCTATTCAGATCTGTTTTCAATGTTACCACAAGATTTACTGCTTTTGGAATGCGAGCTAAGTAATATAATTTAACACTAATGTGAGGTTCATGATATTGCAGGGTTTCCCAGCTTGGCTCGTGATATTCCTGGAATAGCGTTCTAACTGACAATGAACCATTCAAGGTACTACGAGACTAGATTATTTATAGTTTTGTACTTTATTTTGTTTTGACTATGTAATTTATTACTGTTGTATCCCAGTTCTTGAATTTTGGATAAAGTGTCATGGGGGAATATAATTATTTTGAACACTATCTTTGCTTTATTAAATTGGTGTTGTTAATTAATCTGCATCTAAACCTGTATCTCACAGCCATTTATACATGTTAAAACTGCCAGAATTGGAAAAACATACACCGTAGAGATACTGGACTGCTTTTGCAAGTATTATTGTTATTTCTTTGTGTTAGAGAAAATGACTGATAATGATAACACATCGTCTTGTCGTTGGAAGAAATGAAGCATTTTGTCAAAAAAAATAGTAGATGTGATGCGAGAGGAATCTCTCTTCTCTTGGCCAGGTGGTCTTCTAAGTTTATTTTGATTAAAAATAGCAGATGTGATGCGAGAGGAATGAAGGGTTTATTTTGTTTACATCTGTTGCTGCTTCTGATGCTAAATTTATTttgtttgtgggttttgtgaTTTTGGGTGATCTCGAAGTTTAATTGTGTACCCATTTGTAGATTAAGCCAAAGTTTGTTGCTTGGTGATGCCACACCACATAAATCTTATCATAACTGGATTTTGGAGTTTTTTCCTCACTTTCTTGATTCATGCCGCAATTTCTGTTGTATAGTTAGATACATAGTGTTGCTATACAAACATCACTTTGATAATGTACACTAGCGTGTCTATCACATCATACGAGCCATATAACTCTGGGTGAAAAATGGTCATAGGGCGTCAATCGTCACATCAGTCATATCTTTGTCAGTCAAACACATCATACGGGCTGCAAGATTTGGCGACCACCACTTCATATGACCCATATGACCGTTTCCTCATGTCGTCAAATGGCCGTATGACACGTACTCATGTAGTGGTGTGTGGATAGTGTGTTTGTATAAAAAGGCAGCCTAGCCATAAATTCACAAAAAGTCTATAAATTATGCGATCTTTTCATGATTTGATCGGTCTGCAGGTTGATAACAGTGTGAAGGAATCCACAAATGAGGTTAAAAATTCTGAAAAAAACACACATGTCGTTCAGATTTGCCGCTCAAAATACCAACAAGACATG from Helianthus annuus cultivar XRQ/B chromosome 10, HanXRQr2.0-SUNRISE, whole genome shotgun sequence harbors:
- the LOC110885008 gene encoding eukaryotic translation initiation factor 3 subunit A-like isoform X1; protein product: MSPSITTPVSARTYSEQQKSQREVERSQSRHDEDVKEKNRLARVMEHKREFEERVVRRREAEYARLRVEREERLSQVLKARKEERDMKRKMLYYLRTEEERVTRLHEEEAQKRLGKTVFRFIVIFSSALIP
- the LOC110885008 gene encoding eukaryotic translation initiation factor 3 subunit A-like isoform X2, whose amino-acid sequence is MSPSITTPVSARTYSEQQKSQREVERSQSRHDEDVKEKNRLARVMEHKREFEERVVRRREAEYARLRVEREERLSQVLKARKEERDMKRKMLYYLRTEEERVTRLHEEEAQKRLEKITIFILEVWPLL
- the LOC110885008 gene encoding eukaryotic translation initiation factor 3 subunit A-like isoform X3, which encodes MSPSITTPVSARTYSEQQKSQREVERSQSRHDEDVKEKNRLARVMEHKREFEERVVRRREAEYARLRVEREERLSQVLKARKEERDMKRKMLYYLRTEEERVTRLHEEEAQKRLALS